DNA sequence from the Streptomyces sp. HUAS 15-9 genome:
TCGTGACCGGGCTCGCCCTGCTGCTCACGGCACCCGCGGCGCACGCCGCCGACACCCCGCTGCGCGATCTCGCCGCCGCCGAGGGCAAGGTCATCGGCACGGCGGTCACCGGCTCCAAGCTCACCGGTACCTATGGCGACGTAGCCGGGGCGCAGTTCGGCTCGCTCACCCCCGGCAACGCCATGAAGTGGGGCACGGTCGAGCCGGCCCAGGGCTCCTTCAACTGGGCCGAGGCCGACCAGATCGTCGCCTTCGCGCAGGCCCACCATCAGCAGGTGCGCGGCCACACCCTGGTCTGGCACAGCCAGAACCCGAGCTGGCTGACCAACGGCAGCTGGACGTCCGCCCAGCTGAGCGGCCTGCTGCAGAACCACATCAGCACCGAGGTCACCCGCTACAAGGGCAAGGTCGCCGCCTGGGACGTGGTCAACGAGCCCTTCAACGAGGACGGCACCCACCGCTCGACGCTCTGGTACGACGGCCTCGGCTCCGGCTACATCGCCAGCGCCCTGACCTGGGCGCACGCCGCCGACCCCGACGCCAAGCTGTACATCAACGACTACAACGTCGAGGGCGTCAACGCGAAGAGCACCGCCCTGTACAACCTGGTCAAGTCCCTGAAGGCGCAGGGGGTTCCGATCGACGGGGTGGGCCTGCAGGCGCATCTGATCCTCGGCCAGATCCCGGCCACGCTCCAGCAGAACGTCCAGCGCTTCGCCGACCTGGGCGT
Encoded proteins:
- a CDS encoding endo-1,4-beta-xylanase, with product MTGLALLLTAPAAHAADTPLRDLAAAEGKVIGTAVTGSKLTGTYGDVAGAQFGSLTPGNAMKWGTVEPAQGSFNWAEADQIVAFAQAHHQQVRGHTLVWHSQNPSWLTNGSWTSAQLSGLLQNHISTEVTRYKGKVAAWDVVNEPFNEDGTHRSTLWYDGLGSGYIASALTWAHAADPDAKLYINDYNVEGVNAKSTALYNLVKSLKAQGVPIDGVGLQAHLILGQIPATLQQNVQRFADLGVDVAITELDVRMALPSDSTKLAQQAADYKSVVAACVAVTRCVNVTVWGFTDSDSWVPSTFPGYGAATPYDENYAPKPAYYGIAEALGGGTTTPPPTGACAATYSVTSQWNTGFTGQVRISCSGASLSSWKASWTYGAGQRITQAWNATCTQSGAAVSCVNASYNGSVPDGGSVTFGFNASWSGGNPVPTVTLG